In Edaphobacter aggregans, the sequence ACCCTCCGGTTACAACCAGCCACAGCCCTATGCCTATCCCCAGCAGCAGCCAATGGTCGCACAGAGGGGCGGCGATGCGGTCATTGTTCCCGCTGGCACCGTGCTGCGCGTGCGTATCAACCAGGGCATGGACAGCCGTAAGACTGCTCCTGGAACCCCGTTCGATGGAATCGTCCTCAGCGATGTCATCGCCGGTGGATCGATCGCCATCCCGCGCGGTGCTACCGTCCAGGGCGTCGTGACCGACGTTCATGACGCAGGCCAGTTCAAGGGCCGCGGCGGGCTCTCCCTGCAACTCACGCAGGTAGCCTTGGGCGGCCAGGTTTACCCGCTCGTGTCGAGCCTCTGGTCGCAACAGGGCGCAGACAAGACGGGATCCACCGTCGGCAATACCGTCGGTCTCAGCGCAGTCGGCGCAATGATCGGCGCGATCGCTGGCGGCGGCGTCGGGGCAGCGGTCGGCGCTGGCGTCGGCGGAGTCGCTGGCCTTGGCGTCTCCTCGGCATCGCGGCAGGGAGAGGTGATGATACCTGCAGAAGCGATCCTGAGCTTTAGTCTCACCCAGCCAACAGAGTTGACCACTGTGTCCCAGGCCGAACTGAACCGTCTAGGTGCCGGCGTTCCGGTCGGAGGACAACCGGCCCAATTGCAACGGCGCTACCCACCACCGCCACCCCCGCCCTATTATTACGGACCGGCCTACTACTATCCGCGTTACTAACGCTATTCGAAGGGAAGCAGTTGCAAAGCTGCTTCCCTTCCTTTATCTCAGCGCTCAAGCAACTTAAGAGCATTCTCCCTGTACACCTTCCGCAAAACCTCATCCGGCAAAAATATCCCATAAATATTCCACCGCCCTTGCCGCGAGGTATGTGATGGATACTCGAAATATTCGTCCGCTGTCTCGAAGAACCGATAGTGCAACCGATACATCTCGATCGTCGGTACAAGATCAGTACCAAACACGATCCGATCCGGATATCGCAGAAAGAACTCACGCGCCGTATACGGCTGCCGACCCAATTCTGGGGTCCGAGAGCTCATATCAACGCACACATTTGGATAGCTATCCAGCATCTTGCTCACGAAGGCCAGATCCTCGGGGCTCTCCCCCATATGCGCCCCAACAAACGTCGTCCGCGGATGCCGTCCGAACACCACATTTCGCTGCTCCAGCAACTCTCGCTTGCCCACCGGACTTCCCTGAAATCCCCACTCAGGATGCGCCGCTAGCTCCTCATACCTTTCATTCGCAGCATCGATCGGTCGAAAGAACGCAGCTGGATCTGCGGTATGGAACATCACCGGAAGCTTCCAGTCCGCGGCCTTCTCGAAGATCGGCGCAAAGCGCTCATCGTCGACGCTCAGCAGCTTGCCCTCAGCATCTCGTACGGTTAGTCCAAAATCCTTCCAGAACTTGATCCCACACACCCCATGCTCGACGAGCCGTTCCAGCCGATCCAGCGTAACAGCAACGAAATCATCGCGCTCAACCCCGGTCCAATCCATCCACCCCATCGTGGCAAACCGATCCTTATCAGCCATGTGAAACTTCCGGATCGATTCAAGGGCCGCGTCTCCAGTCAGCATTGTGATGTTCACAATCTTCTCGACACCGCACGCGTCCATAATGCGCAGCATCTCTGTAGGGTCCTGCGAATCAAGATGATTATGATAATCAATCACAGGAAACCGCGGCTTCTCGACCATATGCTCCGTCGTCCGCAACTCCGATACCGGATGAAAATCACTCAGGCGAAGATCCACCCTCGCCTCGGCGTTCATCATCGCTACAAACTTGTCTTTGATCTGCACCTTGCGATCCAGTGTACTGCCCTCCACATCCCGCGATGCACTGCACAAACCAAGCTCCGACCTCCACCGAATGCCGATTCTCACAGACACATACGCTGTGGTATCGTGAGCGGATGGTTGGCCAGCCCAACCTTTCCCGAAGGAGCACCAGCAACGGAGAGCCCTATTTCCCGGTGAATCCATCCACCGCGTGATATAGAGTTGCAACTGTAATTTCCCTATGGCCCATATCGTTTCGCACTCCGCGCCCTCGTCCGCTGTCCCCGACATCAAGCCCAGCTACAACCGTTTCCTTCTGCTCGTCGCCGGACTGGGCGGCCTCCTCTACGGAGTGGACGTAGGCATCATCGGCGGCGCGCTGCCCTATCTCGAAGCGACCTCGCACCTTAACGCCGGCCAGCTCTCTGTCATCGTCGCCGCCGTCCTTCTGGGTAGCGTCTTCTCGACACTCTTCGCCGGCCTGCTCGCCGACTGGATGGGCCGCAAGCCCCTGATGGTCCTCAGCGGCATTACCTTCGTCTTGAGCATCCCTGTCATAGCCCTCGCCCACGGCTACGGACCGCTCTTCTTCGGACGGCTCCTGCAGGGCATCAGCGGCGGCCTCATCGGAGTCGTTGTTCCTCTTTACCTTGCAGAGTGCCTCTCGGCGGCGCATCGCGGCAAAGGCACCGGCATCTTCCAGTGGCTGTTGACCTTGGGCATCGTCGCCGCAGCCATCATTGGCATCTATTACAGCTACCGCGTCGAAGCTGTCGGACGGATCTCCGACGCCGCCACTCTCTTCGCCTTCAAGGACCAGGCCTGGCGCCGCATCTTCTGGGTCTCGCTTCCACCCGGGCTCCTCTTCGTCCTCGGTAGCCTCTTTGTCTCCGAATCTCCGCGCTGGCTGCTTGCACGCGGCAAAAAAGACCTTGCCCACGCCGCGCTCCTTCGCTCCCGCTCAACGGAACAGGCCGACCTCGAACTGCGCGAGATGGAAGAGGCCGCCCTCGCAGCCACATCCTCCGGGAACTCGAGCGGGAAAGCTGTGAAGGATACCCTCCTTCGTCGCAAATACGTCATCCCCTTCATCCTGGCCTGCATCATCCTCTTCTGCAACACCGCGACCGGCATCAACTCCATCATTGGCTACAACACCAGCATCCTGCTGCAGAGCGGTCTCTCGGACATCCGCGCCCACTGGGGCTACGTCATCTTCACCGTCATCAATTTCTTGATGACCCTGGTCGGCATGACGCTCGTCGATCGCAAGGGACGCAAATTTCTGCTGACCCTCGGTACCTCCGGAATCATCGTCTCCCTCATCACCGTAGCCCTGCTGTTCCGCACTACGGAGAAATTCAACATCGACTCCAGTGGCGCAGTTCAATCACTCGTTGCTCCCGACCAGACCCTGACCCTTCCCTTCGACGGAGCTCAGGCCCAGCGCCTCCTCGCCGCGCAGGGATACTCCGGCAGCGAGATCGACAGCAGTCGCGCCTCCCTTGCCGTCATCTACTCCTTCGGTGACTTCACCTGCGCCACCAGCTACGTCCGCTCAGACGACCGCGGCGCCGCTCCCATCCAGATCAACCGCGAGGGCTGCGTCCCAGCCAACAAAGTCGAAGCCATCTTCAAAAACCCCTTCGCCAATCTCGAAGCCGCGCGTACTGCGCCCCTCAAAATTGAGCGTGCGCTCATAGGCAGCGTCCCCAACTCAACTCACGGTTGGCTCGTCGCCCTCGGCCTCTACTCCTTCATGGCCTTCTTCGCGATCGGCCCAGGCGTCTGTGTCTGGCTCGCCCTCTCAGAACTGATGCCCACACGCATCCGCTCGAACGGCATGAGCATCGCGCTCGTCATTAACCAAATCGTTTCAACCACGCTAGCCGGCATCTTCCTTCCCGTCGTCAGCAAGTACGGTTATTCGACGATGTTCTTCCTCTTCGCGAGCTTCACGGTTATCTATCTGATCACCGCAGTCTTCTTCCTGCCCGAGACCAAGGGCAAGACCCTCGAAGAGATCGAGCTTCACTTTGAAGGGGCAGGGGTTTAGTTCGGAACGCTGCATCTCACCCACAGCGACGCGACAAAAGTCCTACTCCTACGCGGCTGCAAGCATGAGCTCGTACAAGTCGGCTGATCCCGTGCCCGCAAAGCGTTGGGTCCCTCCTGCAGAGCCCGTCATGCTACAAAAAGGAGCCAGGCATTGGCCTGGCTCTATGGGGAAATCCCGCTGCCTCATGAAGGACAGCGGGCACAACCTCCGACACTAACGGGTTGATGAGAAGCGGAACTGATCGCGGATCTGAATGAGTGCGATAACGGCAAGAGCAACCATGGCGGGCGAAAACAATAGATACATAGCAGTTCTCCTCTTTTGCGAAATGTGAAATGTAAGCTTGGTGTTTGTGATTCCCTGCTGCGGAGGAAACGGCAAATGCCAGCCTCCGCAACAGGCCTCAGTCGCAATTACCTATGCGCGAACCAGTTTCCGGCGAACCACGCCCCCCAGACCCACCAGTCCCGATCCCAACAACAGCAGGCTCGACGGCTCCGGCGTCGGTGCAAGCCCGATCATCTCCTGCGGAAGGCCCAACCCACGGCCATCAGCAATGTCGTTTCCGGTCGGGATATAGAAGTTGTAGTCGTCCAGGAACGAGCTCGTGTAGCCGCCGAACGAGTAAGCGTTGCTCACCAGGGTCGAGGCATACGAATCCGTGTTCGCACCATGGTCAAAGATGTACCAAAGTGCTTCCTGAACATCGGTGGCGTTGTAGGTATGACCATGACCATTCGAAACCCCAAGCATGCTGTAGATGTAAGCCTCTTCCTCATACTTGAAGCCGGTTGAGCTCTTAGAGGAGTTCAGATAGGCATCGCCGTTCACGATGTTTACCTGCCAGGACTCTCCAACCTGGACCTCCCGCTGGTCATCGAGGCAAAACAGGCTCACTGGCGTCGTTCCATCGAGTTGCAACTGATACGGGCCAGTCTGTCCGGTCGCGGCTCCGACCATCTTCAGCGTGTCAGCCTTTGCTGAACCAGAGAACAACGCAAGACAGATAGCAGGCAAAAGATAAGCAATTTTCTTCACTTCGTTTCTCCTTGCTCGCCGTGCGAGCGTTTGTTCCAAAGTGTCCATTCATCTGGTCTGCTTTGCCGTCGTTGTAACCGCGGCCTCGACTCACCGATTGAACACTCTGCTTTCACGAACACACGGCTTCGCGAAAGAATCCATAGTTCTGGCCACGCGTCCATTCAGAAGATTGGGCGCCACAGCCGCTTCCATTGCTTTGCTGGTGCACTATCCCTTATTGCAAGCAAGAGGCCATTCGCAAAATTTTGCATATTCGCAGAAGAAACGCCGTTTTCAG encodes:
- a CDS encoding PEP-CTERM sorting domain-containing protein, translating into MKKIAYLLPAICLALFSGSAKADTLKMVGAATGQTGPYQLQLDGTTPVSLFCLDDQREVQVGESWQVNIVNGDAYLNSSKSSTGFKYEEEAYIYSMLGVSNGHGHTYNATDVQEALWYIFDHGANTDSYASTLVSNAYSFGGYTSSFLDDYNFYIPTGNDIADGRGLGLPQEMIGLAPTPEPSSLLLLGSGLVGLGGVVRRKLVRA
- a CDS encoding amidohydrolase family protein, whose protein sequence is MCSASRDVEGSTLDRKVQIKDKFVAMMNAEARVDLRLSDFHPVSELRTTEHMVEKPRFPVIDYHNHLDSQDPTEMLRIMDACGVEKIVNITMLTGDAALESIRKFHMADKDRFATMGWMDWTGVERDDFVAVTLDRLERLVEHGVCGIKFWKDFGLTVRDAEGKLLSVDDERFAPIFEKAADWKLPVMFHTADPAAFFRPIDAANERYEELAAHPEWGFQGSPVGKRELLEQRNVVFGRHPRTTFVGAHMGESPEDLAFVSKMLDSYPNVCVDMSSRTPELGRQPYTAREFFLRYPDRIVFGTDLVPTIEMYRLHYRFFETADEYFEYPSHTSRQGRWNIYGIFLPDEVLRKVYRENALKLLER
- a CDS encoding BON domain-containing protein, with protein sequence MEKSTNLSTLSRVASFAVLLVLSSIAFAQAQPATVPDAQIESNVLKALASSSTLADQSISTTTVYGTVTLSGTVRDEASRDLAEKVVSTTEGVKKVVDELTIGTSAPAAAGVPQQPENPADQGTNPNLQSDGTMAPSAPQQTQTAPPQQTQSAPPQSYPNDSAPPQASVQQQPPPQAPYGPYRQPYGRPYGPPPSGYNQPQPYAYPQQQPMVAQRGGDAVIVPAGTVLRVRINQGMDSRKTAPGTPFDGIVLSDVIAGGSIAIPRGATVQGVVTDVHDAGQFKGRGGLSLQLTQVALGGQVYPLVSSLWSQQGADKTGSTVGNTVGLSAVGAMIGAIAGGGVGAAVGAGVGGVAGLGVSSASRQGEVMIPAEAILSFSLTQPTELTTVSQAELNRLGAGVPVGGQPAQLQRRYPPPPPPPYYYGPAYYYPRY
- a CDS encoding MFS transporter; translation: MAHIVSHSAPSSAVPDIKPSYNRFLLLVAGLGGLLYGVDVGIIGGALPYLEATSHLNAGQLSVIVAAVLLGSVFSTLFAGLLADWMGRKPLMVLSGITFVLSIPVIALAHGYGPLFFGRLLQGISGGLIGVVVPLYLAECLSAAHRGKGTGIFQWLLTLGIVAAAIIGIYYSYRVEAVGRISDAATLFAFKDQAWRRIFWVSLPPGLLFVLGSLFVSESPRWLLARGKKDLAHAALLRSRSTEQADLELREMEEAALAATSSGNSSGKAVKDTLLRRKYVIPFILACIILFCNTATGINSIIGYNTSILLQSGLSDIRAHWGYVIFTVINFLMTLVGMTLVDRKGRKFLLTLGTSGIIVSLITVALLFRTTEKFNIDSSGAVQSLVAPDQTLTLPFDGAQAQRLLAAQGYSGSEIDSSRASLAVIYSFGDFTCATSYVRSDDRGAAPIQINREGCVPANKVEAIFKNPFANLEAARTAPLKIERALIGSVPNSTHGWLVALGLYSFMAFFAIGPGVCVWLALSELMPTRIRSNGMSIALVINQIVSTTLAGIFLPVVSKYGYSTMFFLFASFTVIYLITAVFFLPETKGKTLEEIELHFEGAGV